In Bombina bombina isolate aBomBom1 chromosome 6, aBomBom1.pri, whole genome shotgun sequence, a single genomic region encodes these proteins:
- the LOC128664802 gene encoding protocadherin gamma-B2-like: MKTQEMNICKTIRWQVICFFLMFWLFPLVSGALQYSVFEEMRKGSVVGNLATDLGLNIKELPFRKFRIASHVSEKYFFVNFENGNLYIKNRIDREALCGETNPCSLTFDAVVENPLNVFHVQITVKDINDNAPYFFHEIIKLEIPELTSPGARFVLQNARDPDLGINSLQSYKLSANKHFVLTEKMNADGIKFPEIVLDKSLDRETQSSFELVLTASDGGNPIKTGTALINVYVVDSNDNFPIFTQEVYKVTLNENIPLNSSVLFLKASDKDEGTNAQITYSFSSIPEEALQIFSIDASTGEIKTKGNIDFEVTKKYEMTVQAQDGGGLASHANVMIQIIDVNDNAPEITITSISSPFSEDSLPGTVVALINIHDKDSGENGEVTCLIKDALTFKLLSSSGNYYKIVTVNPMDREEISHYNIIVVATDQGSPTLSTVKNIQLEISDVNDNPPVFEKSIYFVYVPENNSPGASIYNIYASDIDAGENAKLTYSIINKDEDEIPVISYLSINPVTGAVYAQRSFDYEKKKEFYIHVLAKDNGFPPLKNNATLKICVVDQNDNSPRILYPSPESESANLFEMVPPSSEPGYLITKVVAVDDDSGHNGWLSYHFLHTTESLYFNIGLHTGEIRTARIFQEKDSIKQRVVIMVKDNGYPSLSATVTLNLVIADHFQEILPDPSNQSTDFSSQSNLQFYLVIAVAVISFLFMLTVVLVLISKYKNPKPSTAFNSLSTNLYSHIDPRFMSQLNNGTLPIPYSYDVCVALDSSENNFAVKPTQSVPVASLIDADDAEITTDKAKDTTNNIVTEVRFRMYYLIKLQFSKCFVL; this comes from the coding sequence ATGAAAACACAGGAAATGAATATATGCAAGACAATAAGATGGcaagtaatatgtttttttttaatgttctggcTTTTTCCTTTAGTTTCTGGGGCGCTTCAATATTCTGTTTTTGAAGAAATGAGAAAAGGTTCGGTTGTAGGAAATTTAGCTACTGATTTAGGATTGAATATTAAGGAGCTGCCTTTTAGAAAATTTCGTATTGCTTCTCATGTTTCAGAGAAATATTTTTTTGTCAATTTTGAAAATGGGAATTTGTATATTAAAAACAGAATAGATAGAGAAGCACTGTGTGGAGAAACAAATCCTTGTTCACTTACATTTGATGCAGTGGTTGAAAATCCCTTAAATGTTTTCCATGTTCAGATAACAGTTAAAGATATAAATGACAATGCTCCTTATTTTTttcatgaaataataaaattagAAATTCCTGAACTAACTTCGCCAGGAGCACGGTTTGTTTTACAAAATGCAAGAGATCCAGATTTAGGTATCAATTCTCTTCAATCCTATAAGCTAAGTGCAAATAAGCATTTTGTATTAACAGAAAAGATGAATGCTGATGGTATTAAATTTCCAGAAATTGTCTTAGACAAATCTTTAGATCGTGAAACACAAAGCTCTTTTGAATTAGTATTAACTGCTTCTGATGGAGGAAATCCTATAAAAACTGGAACTGCGTTGATTAATGTTTATGTTGTTGACAGCAATGATAACTTTCCTATTTTTACACAAGAAGTATACAAAGTTACTTTAAATGAAAATATACCACTCAATTCTTcagttcttttcttaaaggcaagCGATAAAGATGAAGGTACAAATGCACAAATCACATATTCTTTCAGTAGTATTCCAGAAGAGGCTTTGCAGATCTTCAGCATTGATGCTAGCACAGGAGAAATTAAAACTAAAGGAAATATAGATTTTGAAGTTACCAAGAAATATGAAATGACTGTGCAGGCACAGGATGGAGGAGGCCTTGCTTCTCATGCCAATGTAATGATACAAATAATAGATGTTAATGACAATGCTCCAGAGATAACCATTACCTCCATTTCTTCTCCATTCTCTGAGGACTCTTTACCAGGAACAGTAGTAGCATTAATCAACATCCATGATAAAGATTCTGGAGAAAATGGAGAAGTAACCTGTCTAATCAAAGACGCATTAACATTCAAATTGTTATCATCATCTGGTAACTATTATAAAATTGTTACTGTAAACCCCATGGACAGAGAAGAAATATCACATTATAATATAATTGTGGTAGCTACTGATCAGGGATCTCCAACATTATCAACAGTAAAAAATATTCAGTTAGAAATATCTGATGTAAATGATAATCCACCTGTCTTTGAgaaaagcatatattttgtttatgttcctgaaaataattcacctggagCATCGATCTACAACATATATGCATCAGATATTGATGCTGGAGAAAATGCAAAACTTACCTATTCTATTATCAATAAAGATGAAGATGAAATTCCTGTTATCTCATATTTATCCATTAACCCAGTGACTGGAGCAGTTTATGCACAGCGGTCATTTGACTATGAGAAGAAGAAGGAATTTTACATTCATGTATTGGCTAAAGACAATGGGTTTccacctctaaaaaacaatgccaCCCTAAAGATTTGTGTGGTGGATCAAAATGACAATTCACCAAGAATTCTGTACCCTTCACCAGAAAGTGAGAGTGCTAATTTATTTGAGATGGTTCCTCCTTCTTCAGAACCTGGTTATCTAATAACTAAAGTGGTAGCAGTGGATGATGACTCTGGACATAATGGCTGGCTTTCTTATCACTTTCTACACACCACAGAGTCTCTGTATTTTAACATAGGTCTCCACACAGGGGAGATTAGGACAGCCCGCATTTTCCAAGAAAAAGATTCCATAAAACAACGAGTAGTCATTATGGTCAAGGACAATGGATATCCTTCTCTCTCAGCCACGGTAACATTAAATTTGGTTATAGCAGATCATTTTCAAGAAATTCTACCAGATCCTAGCAATCAATCCACTGATTTCAGTTCTCAATCTAACTTACAGTTTTATTTAGTAATAGCTGTAGCtgtgatttcatttttattcatgttGACTGTGGTATTGGTATTAATTTCAAAGTATAAGAATCCTAAACCTTCCACAGCATTCAACTCTCTAAGTACAAATTTATATTCCCATATCGACCCAAGGTTTATGTCACAGTTGAATAATGGGACTCTGCCAATACCATATTCATATGATGTTTGTGTAGCCTTGGATTCCAGTGAAAATAATTTTGCTGTAAAACCAACTCAAAGTGTTCCTGTAGCAAGTCTGATTGATGCTGATGATGCTGAAATTACTACTGACAAAGCCAAAGATACAACTAATAACATCGTAACAGAGGTGAGATTCAGGATGTATTATCTTATAAAATTGCAATTTTCAAAATGTTTtgtgttataa